One segment of Sinorhizobium mexicanum DNA contains the following:
- a CDS encoding cytochrome c-type biogenesis protein encodes MIRRFLVALVLMLAAAPALAVNPDEMLADPILEARARALSAELRCVVCQNQSIDDSNADLAKDLRLLVRERITDGDTDKQVLNYIVSRYGEFVLLKPRFSVRTLLLWGAPVLLILAGGVSVTVFVRRMAGKPTGSKLTADERVRLAELSLD; translated from the coding sequence ATGATCCGGCGCTTTCTGGTTGCTCTCGTCCTGATGCTGGCGGCGGCTCCGGCTCTTGCCGTCAACCCCGACGAGATGCTGGCCGATCCGATCCTCGAAGCCCGGGCACGGGCGCTGTCGGCTGAGCTGCGCTGCGTGGTCTGCCAGAACCAGTCGATCGATGATTCAAACGCCGACCTTGCCAAGGATCTGCGCCTGCTCGTCCGTGAGCGCATCACCGATGGCGATACCGACAAGCAGGTGCTGAATTATATCGTCTCGCGTTATGGTGAGTTCGTCCTGCTGAAGCCGCGCTTCAGTGTGCGGACGCTGCTGCTCTGGGGTGCGCCCGTGCTGCTGATCCTCGCCGGCGGGGTATCGGTCACCGTCTTTGTCCGCAGAATGGCCGGCAAGCCGACCGGCAGCAAACTCACCGCAGATGAGCGGGTGCGGCTCGCTGAACTGAGCTTAGACTGA
- a CDS encoding transposase produces the protein MVVGRSCAQILAEAFAPGAVASEVARRFEVSTGRTYTWRRQALVQQAEPDFVPTSLLTLPAVMRSSWPWQWTARTA, from the coding sequence ATGGTCGTTGGAAGATCGTGCGCGCAGATTCTGGCGGAGGCTTTCGCGCCTGGCGCGGTGGCTTCCGAAGTTGCGCGCCGCTTCGAGGTTTCGACTGGCCGGACCTACACATGGCGGCGGCAAGCTTTGGTCCAGCAGGCCGAGCCCGACTTTGTGCCAACCAGCTTGTTGACTTTGCCAGCAGTGATGCGGTCGAGCTGGCCATGGCAGTGGACTGCCCGAACGGCGTGA
- a CDS encoding DsbE family thiol:disulfide interchange protein encodes MTEAPHENRPESRGISRYAPALIPLVVFSGIAATAAKILYDQDFHGKNIAEIPSALIGTKAPSLNLPPLEGSSVPALTDEAVNGKLTLVNVFASWCIPCRDEHPILKRLAEDGRLNIVAINYKDRPENALRFLGELGNPYRAIGVDPNGKEAIDWGVYGIPESYLVAPDGTILYKRVGPFDDLSLKEGLFPAMEKARLSVGR; translated from the coding sequence ATGACCGAGGCTCCGCACGAGAACAGGCCAGAAAGCCGCGGCATCAGCCGCTATGCGCCTGCGCTGATACCGCTTGTCGTGTTCAGTGGCATCGCAGCAACGGCAGCGAAAATCCTCTACGACCAGGATTTCCACGGTAAGAACATCGCGGAGATCCCCTCCGCTTTGATTGGCACCAAGGCGCCGTCGCTAAACCTGCCGCCGCTCGAAGGTTCCAGCGTGCCGGCGCTGACGGATGAGGCGGTCAACGGAAAACTCACCCTCGTCAACGTCTTCGCCTCCTGGTGCATTCCCTGCCGGGACGAGCACCCCATCCTGAAGCGGCTCGCCGAGGACGGCCGGCTGAACATAGTGGCGATCAACTACAAGGACCGGCCGGAGAACGCGCTGCGCTTCCTGGGAGAACTCGGCAATCCCTATCGCGCCATCGGCGTCGACCCGAACGGCAAGGAGGCGATCGACTGGGGCGTGTACGGCATTCCAGAGAGCTATCTCGTCGCCCCCGACGGCACCATCCTCTACAAGCGTGTGGGACCGTTCGACGACCTCAGCCTCAAGGAAGGATTGTTTCCAGCAATGGAGAAGGCGAGGCTCTCGGTTGGAAGGTAG
- the ccmD gene encoding heme exporter protein CcmD has product MNSYSIYVYGSYGLAALVMIGVTLWTWADGRARQKELAELEAAGLRRRSARPKDGE; this is encoded by the coding sequence ATGAACTCCTACTCTATTTACGTCTACGGCTCCTATGGTCTCGCCGCGCTGGTGATGATCGGCGTCACGCTTTGGACCTGGGCCGATGGGCGCGCGCGCCAGAAGGAATTGGCAGAGCTCGAAGCCGCCGGCCTCCGCCGCCGTTCTGCCCGACCGAAGGACGGCGAATGA
- a CDS encoding heme ABC transporter permease has translation MTEIITVPKNGLIFLANPTRFLALAARILPWLAGITAVCFILGLYLSFSTEGDYQQGETVRIMYIHVPSAWLAMMCYTIMSASAIGTLVWRHPLADVSARAATPLGAAFTLLALVTGSLWGKPMWGTWWVWDARLTSVFILFLMYLGLIALNRAMDDPSKAARLTAVLILVGFVNIPIIKFSVDWWNTLHQSASVLRLDGTAIDPEFLRPLLVMAIAFTLLFFTLHIMAMRNEIWRRRITTQRRMAARMASWEE, from the coding sequence ATGACTGAAATCATAACGGTGCCCAAAAACGGGCTGATTTTTCTTGCCAACCCGACGCGATTTCTGGCGCTGGCCGCTCGCATCCTTCCCTGGCTGGCCGGCATCACAGCCGTCTGTTTCATCCTCGGGCTCTATCTGAGCTTTTCGACCGAGGGCGACTACCAGCAGGGCGAGACCGTCCGCATCATGTATATTCACGTTCCGTCGGCCTGGCTGGCGATGATGTGCTACACGATCATGAGCGCCTCGGCGATCGGCACGCTCGTCTGGCGCCATCCGCTTGCCGATGTCTCCGCCAGAGCCGCAACACCGCTTGGCGCCGCCTTCACCCTGCTTGCGCTCGTTACCGGCTCGCTCTGGGGCAAGCCGATGTGGGGCACCTGGTGGGTCTGGGATGCGCGGCTCACCTCGGTCTTCATCCTGTTCCTAATGTATCTCGGTCTGATCGCGCTGAACCGCGCGATGGATGATCCGTCAAAGGCAGCGCGCCTCACTGCCGTGCTGATCCTCGTCGGCTTCGTCAACATCCCGATCATCAAATTCTCCGTCGACTGGTGGAACACACTGCACCAGTCGGCGAGCGTGCTGCGTCTTGACGGGACGGCGATCGATCCGGAGTTCCTGCGCCCTCTTCTCGTCATGGCGATCGCCTTCACGCTTCTGTTCTTCACGCTGCACATCATGGCGATGCGCAACGAGATCTGGCGCCGCCGCATCACCACCCAGCGCCGCATGGCGGCTCGCATGGCAAGCTGGGAGGAATAG
- a CDS encoding cytochrome P460 family protein: MRIALLIAGAVSSAVAVTAAFAQSESNDGSATTTKRYLPEYTESGDLILPKDYNKWVFVGSPLTPNALNGGKANFPEFHNVYIEPGSYEIYKKTGEFPEGTIFFKELQLTLPAENPDGSRTEPSGRGFFPGKLNGADVTVKDTKRYADTGGWGYYNFNHHEPKAATAKLQPKSECAFCHIASAKKDDVWTQFYPLLDD, translated from the coding sequence ATGCGTATTGCCCTACTGATCGCCGGAGCGGTTTCCAGCGCGGTTGCTGTAACGGCCGCATTCGCCCAGTCCGAGTCCAATGACGGCAGCGCGACGACGACGAAGCGCTATCTGCCCGAGTACACCGAATCGGGCGATCTGATCCTGCCGAAGGATTACAACAAGTGGGTGTTCGTCGGCTCGCCGCTCACTCCCAATGCGCTCAACGGCGGCAAGGCCAATTTTCCTGAATTTCACAACGTCTACATCGAGCCAGGCTCATACGAAATCTACAAGAAGACCGGTGAGTTCCCGGAAGGAACGATCTTCTTCAAGGAACTGCAGCTGACGCTTCCGGCCGAGAACCCGGATGGATCGCGCACCGAGCCCTCCGGGCGAGGCTTCTTCCCCGGAAAGCTGAACGGCGCCGACGTCACGGTCAAGGACACCAAGCGCTATGCCGACACCGGCGGCTGGGGTTACTACAACTTCAACCACCACGAGCCGAAGGCAGCGACGGCCAAGCTGCAGCCCAAATCCGAGTGCGCCTTCTGTCACATCGCGAGCGCCAAGAAGGACGACGTCTGGACCCAATTCTACCCGCTGCTGGACGACTGA
- the msrA gene encoding peptide-methionine (S)-S-oxide reductase MsrA has translation MAVKTERAILAGGCFWGLEDLLRRAEGVVSTRVGYTGGETANPTYGNHHGHAEAVEVVYDPSLLSYRALLELFFRIHDPTTYEQQGSDFGPSYRSAIFYTDDVQKEIALATISDIEASGRWPGPIVSEINPEERFWEAEPEHQGYLLRHPAGYTCHFLRPDWRLLPREKRARSET, from the coding sequence ATGGCGGTCAAGACGGAGCGGGCGATACTCGCAGGCGGCTGCTTCTGGGGTCTTGAGGACCTGCTGCGTCGGGCAGAGGGAGTTGTGTCAACTCGCGTCGGCTACACAGGCGGTGAAACGGCGAATCCGACTTACGGGAACCATCATGGCCATGCCGAGGCAGTCGAGGTTGTCTACGATCCGAGTCTGCTGAGCTACCGCGCCCTTCTCGAGCTGTTCTTCCGGATCCATGACCCGACGACGTACGAGCAGCAGGGCAGCGACTTCGGGCCGAGCTATCGATCAGCGATCTTTTACACAGACGATGTTCAGAAAGAGATAGCGCTGGCGACAATCTCTGACATCGAAGCGTCAGGCCGCTGGCCGGGGCCGATCGTATCCGAAATAAATCCCGAGGAGCGCTTTTGGGAGGCCGAGCCAGAACACCAAGGCTACCTACTTCGGCATCCCGCCGGCTACACTTGCCATTTCTTACGCCCCGACTGGCGCCTTCTGCCTCGCGAAAAGCGGGCGCGGTCCGAGACGTAA
- a CDS encoding LysR family transcriptional regulator has protein sequence MELHQVRYFLAVASTLNFTRAAEMCNVTQPALTKGVQKLEQELGGELIYRERQLTHLTDLGKAVLPMLERALASTEAVRRRARQFQQKEVAPLTIGLAPSISASLVLEPIAEIRKFVPGLHVELREEPPSRLVELLLEGEINVALVGDLDDTPERIDDWALFAERYVAVLAPSHELADRPVIAMEALREATILDRSYCDVAPKFHRLFFPDAPPHHNHRSCRDLHLQHLAAAGFGIVLAPEHMPRLPSLKALPIEGDPVWREVRLLAVQGRRYSPALDAFVKVARLHDWSLHTGSPLQTKHHSHLEATGVSA, from the coding sequence ATGGAGCTCCACCAGGTTCGGTACTTTCTGGCTGTCGCAAGCACGCTGAACTTCACGCGTGCTGCGGAGATGTGCAACGTCACGCAACCGGCCCTGACCAAGGGCGTGCAAAAGCTGGAGCAGGAACTCGGGGGCGAGCTCATCTACCGGGAACGCCAACTCACCCACCTCACGGACCTGGGGAAAGCGGTGCTGCCGATGCTTGAGCGCGCACTCGCCTCGACAGAGGCTGTCCGACGCCGCGCGCGTCAGTTTCAGCAAAAGGAGGTGGCTCCATTAACCATCGGTCTCGCCCCATCCATTTCCGCCTCGCTCGTTCTTGAGCCTATCGCCGAAATTCGCAAATTCGTCCCTGGCCTCCATGTCGAACTTCGGGAAGAGCCGCCAAGCCGCCTTGTTGAGCTCCTGCTGGAGGGCGAAATAAACGTCGCCCTGGTTGGGGATCTCGACGATACACCAGAACGGATCGACGATTGGGCGCTGTTCGCAGAGCGCTATGTCGCCGTTCTCGCCCCGTCGCATGAACTTGCAGACCGTCCAGTGATCGCAATGGAGGCGCTTCGTGAAGCCACCATTCTGGATCGCTCCTACTGCGACGTGGCTCCGAAATTTCACCGTCTCTTCTTTCCCGACGCGCCGCCGCATCATAACCATCGCAGTTGCCGGGACTTGCACCTGCAGCATTTGGCAGCCGCGGGGTTCGGAATAGTCCTCGCTCCCGAGCATATGCCCCGGTTACCCTCCCTAAAGGCGCTTCCGATCGAGGGGGATCCGGTCTGGCGGGAGGTCCGGCTTCTTGCCGTGCAGGGCCGCCGCTACTCACCGGCGCTCGACGCCTTCGTAAAGGTGGCGCGGCTGCACGACTGGTCTCTTCACACGGGATCGCCGCTCCAAACCAAGCACCACAGCCACCTCGAAGCGACCGGTGTGTCCGCATGA
- a CDS encoding peroxiredoxin-like family protein, with protein sequence MSDHLTRSLNQVRNELLAGLSDADRESYLFLVDWLRRTDVASHALQVGDTAPDFLLPDAHGRLHSSEHLRGEGPLVVSFYRGGWCPFCNAELRALQALKAEFDSLKANLVVLSPETRDLPRQLQRQLNLDLTMLADVDHGVAISYGVLFRVPDETKAHYAGQGYDFAHRHGSTEWMLPIPATFVIDQDGVVRGAFVEPDFTIRQEPSDILAELRQLAGPHAKDASASDE encoded by the coding sequence ATGTCCGACCATTTAACCAGGAGCCTCAATCAGGTGCGTAACGAGCTGCTGGCCGGGCTCAGTGACGCGGACCGGGAGTCCTACCTCTTTCTCGTCGATTGGCTCCGCAGGACGGATGTCGCGTCGCACGCATTGCAGGTCGGCGACACGGCGCCGGATTTTCTTCTGCCCGATGCGCATGGACGACTCCATTCGTCCGAACACCTTCGCGGTGAAGGGCCGCTTGTGGTCAGCTTCTACCGGGGTGGATGGTGCCCATTCTGCAACGCAGAGCTTCGCGCTCTTCAGGCGCTCAAGGCCGAATTTGATAGCCTGAAGGCGAATCTTGTCGTGCTGTCTCCCGAGACCCGTGATCTGCCGAGGCAGCTGCAACGGCAGTTGAACCTCGACCTGACGATGCTCGCGGACGTCGACCATGGCGTGGCAATATCCTACGGCGTCCTGTTTCGTGTCCCTGACGAAACCAAGGCGCACTACGCGGGGCAAGGTTACGACTTCGCGCACCGTCATGGCTCGACCGAGTGGATGCTGCCAATCCCGGCGACTTTCGTGATCGATCAGGACGGCGTCGTCAGAGGCGCCTTCGTCGAGCCCGATTTTACCATCCGCCAGGAGCCATCCGACATCCTCGCCGAACTTCGCCAGCTTGCCGGACCTCATGCCAAGGATGCTTCCGCGTCCGACGAATGA
- a CDS encoding DUF3095 domain-containing protein, translating into MAQATDMSFYDGLPLFEAFEGVADAANYRPLPDGWLLAVADIVDSTGAIAEGLYKSVNMAGASVISALMNALDERNLPFVFSGDGALAAIPAAMEAKARAALAAAKTWVAEELGLELRAALVPVADIRASGRDMRVARFKASEEVSYAMFSGGGASWADAEMKAGRYQIEAAAAGSRPDLTGLSCRWNPIVSRHGAIVSIIAVPGLLGNGPDFQALVGDIVALVEGEERGGHPVPENGPESRLSMQGVAIESRAVARKGRRLLAWSWITLQSLMRLVCSKLGWNIGKFDTTQYKRDLVKNSDFRKFDDGLMMTVDIGIERLRQIEERLKTAAEAGVSSYGLHQQDSALMTCIVPAAMSRDHVHFIDGAAGGYAMAAKNLKATLAPVG; encoded by the coding sequence ATGGCGCAGGCAACGGATATGTCGTTCTACGACGGCCTTCCTCTTTTCGAAGCATTCGAGGGAGTTGCCGACGCGGCCAACTACCGACCCCTGCCGGATGGATGGCTGCTGGCGGTCGCCGACATCGTCGATTCGACCGGCGCCATTGCGGAGGGTCTTTACAAGAGCGTCAACATGGCGGGTGCAAGCGTCATATCGGCGTTGATGAATGCGCTCGACGAAAGAAATCTGCCCTTCGTCTTCAGCGGTGATGGAGCACTTGCGGCAATACCCGCGGCGATGGAGGCGAAAGCGCGCGCAGCATTGGCGGCCGCCAAGACCTGGGTCGCGGAAGAGCTTGGCCTCGAACTGCGGGCAGCACTTGTTCCGGTTGCCGACATCCGCGCCAGCGGGCGCGACATGCGTGTCGCCCGCTTCAAGGCGAGTGAGGAGGTCTCCTACGCCATGTTTTCTGGGGGTGGTGCCAGTTGGGCAGACGCGGAAATGAAGGCGGGCCGCTATCAGATCGAGGCAGCGGCGGCCGGAAGCAGGCCGGATCTGACCGGGCTATCCTGCCGCTGGAATCCGATTGTCTCCCGCCATGGGGCAATCGTCTCGATCATTGCTGTCCCGGGTCTGCTCGGCAATGGTCCGGATTTCCAGGCACTGGTCGGCGACATCGTGGCATTGGTCGAAGGCGAGGAACGAGGCGGGCATCCGGTGCCGGAAAACGGTCCCGAGTCTCGGCTCTCCATGCAAGGGGTCGCAATCGAGTCGCGCGCCGTGGCGCGGAAAGGCCGACGTCTTCTCGCCTGGTCGTGGATAACGCTCCAGAGCCTGATGCGGTTGGTGTGCTCCAAGTTGGGGTGGAACATCGGCAAGTTCGATACCACGCAATACAAGCGCGATCTGGTCAAAAACTCCGACTTCCGCAAATTCGACGACGGGTTGATGATGACGGTCGATATCGGCATCGAGCGGCTGCGCCAGATCGAGGAAAGGCTGAAGACGGCAGCCGAGGCCGGCGTCTCCAGCTACGGCTTGCATCAACAGGATTCGGCGCTGATGACCTGTATCGTGCCGGCGGCCATGAGCCGCGATCACGTGCATTTCATCGACGGGGCAGCCGGCGGCTACGCCATGGCGGCGAAGAACCTCAAAGCGACGCTCGCTCCAGTCGGCTAG
- a CDS encoding sigma factor-like helix-turn-helix DNA-binding protein, with protein sequence MADALIRDVVERSIDELPDELRIVFVACVVDGMTPDQCAELFALTSETVEARLHDARNFLVEMLIHQFDPAFGGVYQLDDSSSERITKAVMDRLFPRR encoded by the coding sequence ATGGCAGACGCTTTGATCCGAGACGTCGTGGAACGGTCGATAGATGAGTTGCCCGATGAGCTGCGCATCGTGTTCGTCGCCTGCGTCGTCGACGGCATGACGCCGGATCAGTGTGCGGAGTTGTTTGCACTCACATCGGAGACGGTGGAGGCACGTCTGCACGACGCCCGAAATTTCCTGGTTGAAATGCTTATACACCAGTTCGACCCCGCCTTCGGCGGCGTGTATCAGCTTGACGATAGCAGTTCCGAGCGCATTACCAAGGCAGTAATGGACCGGCTTTTCCCGCGCCGGTGA
- a CDS encoding DUF427 domain-containing protein, with product MVLVVEGNHYVPPESVDRRYLRQSPTTSRCPWKGLANYCSLVVDGKVNEDAAWYYAEPSDAAAAIKGYIAFWKGVDVR from the coding sequence ATGGTCCTTGTCGTTGAAGGCAACCACTACGTCCCGCCGGAGTCCGTTGATAGGCGGTATCTTAGGCAGAGCCCGACGACCAGCCGATGTCCGTGGAAGGGCCTTGCGAATTACTGTTCGCTTGTCGTCGATGGCAAAGTGAATGAGGACGCAGCATGGTATTACGCCGAGCCCTCCGATGCGGCCGCGGCCATCAAAGGCTACATCGCATTCTGGAAAGGTGTGGATGTAAGGTAA
- a CDS encoding helix-turn-helix transcriptional regulator: MGTMDVASARLSECLVAARACLHIERGDLPTIIYGLTGSGMIIIEGEAAIELVPHMLVVAPANKSIDIVAAGSSFGCSRSGAGSIKKSTFAPGSVHRCAIGEGEAALSLVCGCFHAVYGPGLDLFASLASPVVETFDAYDQLDQVMSYAMVELAAREIGGGPMASALFKLVLLTLLRRSLTSANTWVEHLSLLNDPPIARAFAEMASCPAAEFSVQTLCRSVGLSRSAFMARFTAAFGESPMSVLRRLRMRHAAGLLAANAASIDQVALHAGYQSRSSFTRTFRKHYGTDPSDYRSEAKRVLVACDIEADGAPSDEPPAALKVG, translated from the coding sequence ATGGGGACGATGGACGTGGCCTCGGCCCGGCTGTCCGAGTGCCTGGTCGCCGCTCGGGCCTGCCTCCACATCGAGAGAGGCGATCTGCCGACCATAATTTATGGTCTCACTGGTTCCGGCATGATCATCATCGAAGGCGAAGCAGCGATCGAGCTCGTCCCGCACATGCTCGTCGTGGCGCCGGCGAATAAGTCGATCGACATCGTCGCGGCCGGTTCATCGTTCGGGTGCTCCCGTTCTGGCGCCGGCAGCATCAAGAAAAGCACCTTTGCTCCTGGCTCGGTGCACCGCTGCGCGATCGGCGAAGGCGAAGCGGCATTGTCGCTCGTCTGCGGTTGCTTCCATGCGGTTTACGGTCCGGGACTGGATCTCTTTGCTTCGCTCGCTTCGCCGGTAGTCGAAACCTTTGATGCGTATGATCAGCTCGACCAGGTCATGAGCTATGCGATGGTTGAACTTGCCGCGCGCGAGATCGGTGGCGGACCGATGGCGTCGGCGCTATTCAAGCTCGTGCTGCTGACCCTGCTTCGTCGCAGCCTGACGTCGGCAAACACTTGGGTGGAGCACCTTTCTCTTCTGAATGACCCGCCGATAGCGCGCGCGTTTGCCGAAATGGCATCCTGTCCGGCGGCGGAGTTCAGCGTTCAAACCCTATGCAGATCGGTAGGGTTGAGCCGCTCGGCGTTCATGGCGAGGTTCACGGCCGCGTTTGGTGAATCTCCGATGTCCGTCCTGCGACGTCTTCGCATGCGGCATGCGGCAGGTCTGCTGGCTGCCAATGCAGCGTCCATCGACCAAGTTGCACTTCACGCCGGATATCAGAGCCGCAGCAGCTTCACGCGAACCTTCCGCAAGCATTACGGGACCGACCCTTCAGACTATCGGTCGGAAGCGAAACGCGTCCTGGTCGCCTGCGACATCGAAGCGGACGGCGCCCCGAGTGATGAGCCGCCCGCGGCCCTTAAGGTGGGGTGA
- a CDS encoding L-histidine N(alpha)-methyltransferase yields the protein MLWNMTLQRKRGKSSLAMKSINDGYYHSRGYVPIDIAAVFLAETSKRIASRFPSLWVRPIERNFLDVFEVPFDGSGGGRAGFFPGSTMGNLNTIEAQALLAQRLAAEAWQDADALFGLFGLIRC from the coding sequence ATGCTTTGGAACATGACCTTGCAACGCAAGCGAGGGAAATCATCTCTCGCCATGAAGTCGATAAACGATGGTTATTACCACTCGCGTGGCTACGTGCCGATCGATATTGCCGCCGTGTTCCTTGCAGAAACGTCGAAGCGGATCGCTTCGCGCTTCCCATCGCTCTGGGTGCGCCCCATCGAGCGCAATTTCCTGGATGTGTTTGAGGTTCCGTTTGATGGCTCCGGCGGCGGCAGGGCGGGATTTTTTCCGGGCTCGACAATGGGGAATTTGAACACGATCGAGGCGCAGGCTTTGCTTGCGCAGCGGCTTGCTGCAGAGGCTTGGCAGGATGCGGACGCGTTATTCGGCCTGTTCGGGCTCATTCGCTGCTGA
- a CDS encoding efflux RND transporter periplasmic adaptor subunit produces the protein MGYSSPETRCNRGSVRRLARCGGAPIGILLALTLAGCEEKAQSQAAPPPPPVTVAQPVKRTVTDWDEFTGRFEAIQEVDVRARVGGFVNSVEFKDGAIVRAGDLLYTIDPRPFEAVALQAEGQLADARGKGELAKRDLERSLNLVQTSSAVTEQAVDQRRQALQAARAAETQAKGALKAAQLNVEFSHVVAPIAGRVSRHLVTPGNLVQGSEGGATLLTSIVSLDPIYIYFDVDEATYQRNSRLWSEGLRRSSRDTSNPVQVTLTGETKPSHEGEMDFLDNRLDASTATLRSRAIIPNKDLSILPGQFGRVRIIGSSPYEALLIPDTAVATDQSRKIVFVVKEDNTVEARPVVLGPLDEGLRVIREGLKAEDRVIVDGLQRARVGAKVTPQMAKSPAGDKASAGDKPTAGAKP, from the coding sequence ATGGGGTATTCGTCTCCGGAGACCCGGTGCAATCGCGGTTCGGTTCGCCGCCTTGCGCGATGCGGCGGCGCACCGATCGGTATCCTGCTCGCGCTCACACTCGCTGGCTGTGAGGAGAAGGCGCAATCGCAGGCGGCCCCGCCTCCGCCGCCGGTGACGGTGGCGCAACCGGTCAAACGGACCGTCACCGACTGGGACGAGTTCACCGGTCGCTTCGAGGCGATTCAGGAGGTTGATGTCCGTGCTCGCGTCGGCGGCTTCGTCAACAGCGTAGAGTTCAAGGATGGTGCGATCGTCCGTGCCGGCGATTTGCTTTACACCATCGATCCGCGCCCTTTCGAGGCGGTCGCGTTGCAAGCCGAGGGGCAGCTCGCCGACGCGCGCGGCAAGGGGGAGCTTGCCAAGCGCGATCTCGAACGCAGCCTGAACCTCGTGCAGACCAGCAGCGCGGTCACCGAACAAGCCGTCGATCAGCGCCGTCAGGCGCTGCAGGCGGCGCGTGCCGCCGAGACTCAGGCCAAGGGCGCGCTGAAGGCTGCCCAGCTCAATGTCGAATTCTCCCATGTGGTGGCACCCATCGCCGGCCGCGTCAGCCGCCATCTGGTGACCCCGGGCAATCTCGTGCAGGGCAGCGAGGGCGGCGCGACACTATTGACTTCGATTGTATCGCTCGATCCGATCTACATCTATTTTGACGTCGACGAGGCGACCTATCAGCGCAACAGCCGACTGTGGTCCGAAGGCCTGCGGCGGAGCTCGCGCGACACGTCGAACCCGGTGCAGGTGACGCTGACTGGCGAGACAAAACCCTCGCATGAGGGGGAGATGGACTTCCTTGACAATCGGCTGGACGCCTCGACCGCGACGCTGCGCAGCCGCGCGATCATCCCGAACAAGGATCTCTCGATCCTGCCTGGCCAATTCGGCCGGGTTCGGATCATCGGCTCCTCGCCCTACGAGGCGCTGCTGATCCCGGACACCGCCGTTGCCACCGACCAGTCGCGCAAGATCGTGTTCGTGGTTAAGGAAGACAACACGGTGGAGGCAAGGCCGGTCGTGCTCGGACCGCTCGATGAAGGGCTGCGCGTGATTCGCGAGGGCCTCAAGGCCGAGGATCGCGTGATCGTCGACGGGCTTCAGCGCGCCCGAGTCGGGGCCAAGGTGACGCCGCAAATGGCCAAATCCCCAGCAGGTGACAAGGCGTCGGCAGGCGACAAGCCTACGGCAGGTGCCAAGCCATGA